One segment of Triticum aestivum cultivar Chinese Spring chromosome 2A, IWGSC CS RefSeq v2.1, whole genome shotgun sequence DNA contains the following:
- the LOC123189041 gene encoding vacuolar protein-sorting-associated protein 11 homolog, with translation MYQWRKFEFFEEKGAGRGGGGGAPAVPAEIAGRVTCSSGGRGRVAIGCDDGTVGLLDRGFRLSYGFQAYASSVLFLQQLKQRNVLVTVGDDDQASSQSSAVCLKVFDLDKVQEEGSSTTTPFCVQILRVFTNQFPEAKITSFLVLEEAPPILFIAIGLDNGCIYCIKGDIARERITRFTLQVEPVSDGTSSPITGLGFRVEGQAHQLFAITPSSITLFSLHHQPPRRQTLDQIGCETNAVAMSDRMDLIVGRPEAVYFYEVDGRGPCWAFDGEKKFVGWFRGYLLCIIEDQRSRKNTLNVYDLKNRLIAHSMPVGDVSHLVTEWGYIILIMSDKRILCIGEKDMESKLDMLFKKNLYTVAINLVQSQQADPASTAEVLRKYGDHLYGKQEYDEAMSQYIHTIGHLEPSYVIQKFLDAKRIHNLTNYLEKLHDRGLASKDHTTLLLNCYTKLKDVEKLNHFIKDEDGVGEIKFDVETAIRVCRAAGYHEHAMFVAKKAGRHELYLKILLEDLARYDEALQYISGLEANQAGLTVKEYGKILVDHRPAETVKILLRLCTDGGDPTARRGSNSMRLLMIPSPMDFVNIFVHSPQYLMEFLENYIKAVKDSPAQTEIHNTLLELYISKDLSFPSMSQENGFDDHNSKERKGKGITNGYKSGTREKAKLGKEENKTAKDIVDRQRKGLALLKSAWTPEMEEPLYSVDLALIICNANAFKDGLLFLYEKLKLYKEVISCYKQAHDHEGLIACCKKLGDSTQGGDPSLWGDLLNYFGELGEDCSKEVKEVLTYVEKADVLPPIVVLQTLSKNPCLTLSVVKDYIARKLEQESKLIEDDRKSVDKYQEETELMKREIEDLKTNAKVFQLSKCTACTFTLDLPAVHFMCMHSFHLRCLGDNEKECPECAPEYRSVMEAKQKLELNARDHDLFFRQLRGSKDGFSVVADYFSKGVVSKTTIPPENAP, from the exons ATGTACCAGTGGCGCAAGTTCGAGTTCTTCGAGGAGAAGGGGGCAGGGCGCGGCGGGGGAGGCGGCGCCCCGGCCGTGCCAGCCGAGATCGCGGGCCGAGTGACCTGCTCCTCGGGCGGCCGCGGCCGCGTCGCGATCGGCTGCGACGACGGCACCGTGGGGCTCCTCGACCGCGGCTTCCGCCTCTCCTACGGGTTCCAGGCCTACGCCTCATCCGTCCTCTTCCTCCAGCAGCTCAAG CAAAGAAATGTTCTTGTCACGGTTGGAGATGATGATCAAGCATCCTCACAGTCATCGGCAGTCTGTCTAAAAGTTTTCGACCTTGATAAAGTACAAGAAGAGGGTTCAAGTACGACAACCCCTTTCTGTGTTCAAATTTTGCGGGTCTTCACGAATCAATTTCCTGAGGCCAAG ATTACATCATTTTTGGTTTTAGAAGAAGCTCCTCCCATCCTGTTTATTGCTATCGGATTGGACAATGGTTGCATTTATTGCATCAAAGGTGATATTGCACGTGAGCGTATCACACGCTTCACATTGCAAGTTGAACCTGTTTCAGACGGCACAAGTTCACCTATTACTGGTCTTGGGTTCCGAGTTGAAGGGCAGGCACATCAGCTCTTTGCCATTACTCCTAGTTCCATAACCTTGTTCAGCTTGCATCATCAACCACCAAGGAGGCAAACACTTGACCAAATTGGTTGTGAGACCAATGCCGTAGCAATGAGTGACCGCATG GATCTGATTGTTGGTAGACCAGAAGCAGTGTATTTCTACGAAGTTGATGGTAGAGGCCCTTGTTGGGCTTTTGATGGTGAGAAGAAGTTTGTGGGTTGGTTTCGGGGTTATTTACTTTGCATAATTGAAGATCAGAGAAGCCGAAAGAATACTCTTAATGTTTACGATCTTAAGAATCGGTTAATTGCGCATAGCATGCCTGTGGGGGATGTTTCACATTTGGTCACTGAGTGGGGCTATATTATTCTCATAATGAGTGATAAAAGGATACTCTGCATTGGGGAGAAAGACATGGAAAGTAAGCTCGACATGTTATTTAAGAAAAATCTTTATACAGTCGCAATCAATCTTGTACAAAGTCAGCAGGCTGATCCTGCTTCAACTGCCGAGGTTCTACGTAAGTATGGTGACCATCTGTATGGAAAACAAGAATATGATGAGGCCATGTCTCAATATATCCACACCATTGGTCATCTTGAACCGTCATATGTTATACAGAAGTTTCTTGATGCAAAGCGTATCCACAACCTGACAAATTATCTAGAAAAGTTACATGATAGAGGATTAGCATCCAAAGACCACACAACCCTTCTGTTGAACTGCTATACCAAATTGAAAGATGTTGAGAAGCTGAACCATTTCATCAAAGATGAAGATGGGGTAGGTGAAATTAAGTTTGATGTGGAAACTGCCATAagagtatgtcgtgcagctggaTATCATGAACATGCTATGTTTGTGGCCAAAAAGGCTGGGAGACATGAGCTGTATTTGAAGATTTTACTTGAGGATCTTGCTAGATATGATGAGGCGCTGCAGTATATATCTGGCCTTGAGGCAAACCAAGCTGGTCTTACTGTAAAAGAATATGGAAAAATTCTTGTGGACCATAGACCTGCTGAAACTGTTAAAATACTGTTGAGGCTTTGTACTGATGGGGGAGATCCTACGGCAAGGAGAGGTTCAAATAGCATGCGCTTGCTTATGATACCTTCACCAATGGACTTTGTAAATATATTTGTGCACAGCCCACAATATCTCATGGAATTTCTAGAAAACTATATCAAAGCAGTCAAGGACTCACCTGCTCAGACAGAAATCCATAACACCCTTCTGGAGCTGTATATATCAAAAGATTTAAGCTTCCCATCTATGTCACAAGAAAATGGCTTTGATGATCACAATAGTAAAGAAAGAAAAGGGAAGGGAATTACAAACGGCTATAAATCAGGCACAAGGGAGAAAGCGAAACTtggaaaagaagaaaataaaacagCAAAGGATATTGTTGACAGACAAAGGAAAGGACTTGCTTTGCTGAAGTCTGCCTGGACACCTGAGATGGAAGAACCTTTGTATTCTGTTGATCTTGCTCTTATCATTTGTAATGCAAATGCATTTAAAGATGGCTTGTTATTTCTGTATGAGAAATTAAAACTCTACAAAGAGGTTATCAGTTGCTACAAGCAAGCTCATGACCATGAAGGTTTAATTGCATGCTGTAAGAAGCTAGGGGACTCAACTCAAGGAGGGGATCCATCTCTCTGGGGTGACCTGTTGAATTATTTTGGTGAGCTTGGGGAAGATTGCTCTAAGGAAGTTAAAGAGGTCTTGACCTACGTTGAGAAGGCGGATGTTTTGCCTCCAATTGTTGTCCTACAGACACTATCAAAAAACCCATGCCTGACTCTCTCAGTTGTCAAGGATTACATTGCTCGCAAACTTGAGCAAGAATCAAAGCTAATCGAAGATGACAGAAAATCTGTTGACAAGTACCAG GAAGAGACAGAATTGATGAAAAGGGAGATAGAAGACCTCAAGACAAACGCAAAGGTTTTTCAACTAAGCAAGTGCACAGCATGCACCTTCACCCTTGATCTTCCTGCTGTCCATTTCATGTGCATGCACTCGTTCCATCTTCGCTGCCTTGGGGACAATGAGAAGGAGTGCCCGGAATGTGCACCTGAATACAGATCTGTTATGGAGGCAAAGCAGAAGCTAGAACTAAATGCCAGGGATCATGATCTCTTCTTCAGGCAGTTAAGGGGTTCGAAGGATGGCTTTTCTGTGGTAGCAGACTACTTCAGCAAGGGCGTAGTGAGCAAAACGACGATTCCACCTGAAAATGCCCCATAG